The genomic window GATCTTTTGACCGTCATCGGGAAGCGACCCGTGATGACCGATGTTGCAAAATCAGATTCAATCTCTTTTTGGTTTTGACGTTATAAGGAAATCGCATGAGACACACCGTGAAGTTATTGACGAAAGGATCTGAGCAGGTGGTCGTGTTTCCAGCGGACTGCCGATTTGATTGTGATGAAGTTTATGTGCGTCGAGATCCGAAAACCGGGGATGTCATTTTGTCTCGTAGGCCTGGTAACTGGGATTCGTTTTTTGAATTGGTGGATTCCCTTAATATTCCCGATGACTTTATGTCTGACCATGATCAAAAGGAAAAACCAGAAAAGAAGCTCTTTTAAAACAGGTCTGATTTTTATCCACAGACCCTATGGGTTTAATTACAGGTTATTTATTTATATAGGTTTAATACAGGTAATAAAGAGGAGCGCTACCGTTTATGCGTCAGAGCGCTACCGTTTATGCGTGGATAACTTGAAAAAGTCTCTGGAAGCCTTGCAACATCTGACTTTCGTGAGCGCTACCGTTTATGCGTGGATAACTTTAGTTATCCACGGGGTTATAGAGCTTGGGGATGTGTGTAGGGCTGGGTTTCAATATCAACGTAGGTCCACCGTCTTCAATCCGAGCTTCCGGATAAACTACCTGGACTTTTTTGAGGGCCTGCAGAAATTTCAGTTTAAAGTTCCTTACCCCTTTTGCATCTGTCGCGTAGTTGGCACCGAACTGAGCTTGTAACGCTGGCCATGGTATGTTGGTAGGCTTATTCAGATAACTAAGTCTATATGTAAGCCAACAATAAATGTCTAACGCCATTGGAGAGCGTCTGAGAGCCTTCAGGGCACGAATATCAACTGGGACAGGGTTTTCTACAACTTCCCAGAAAAATCGCTCTGACAGCGTTACAGAGCTTTGCCACAGGGCTGCTTGGTCGGGTTGTTTGGGACTCCACCACAAATTAGCTTCATCCGCGATCATGATGTTACGCATGCCAGTCATGTCATGGCCGGTGTAAGTGCATGACACAAAGCAGGAAAATAACCGGGTCATCTGATCTCGTAATCGGGTGATGCTTCCCCAGCGCCCACCCGTAGGCGCCATATCCAGCTCATCCATGAATTGGCTAAGGGTTTCACCCAAGATAATTTCACGATTGCGGGTTTTCACTGCTTCAGTGGTTAGCCATGAAATTAAAAGCCGGGGAATGTTGCCGTAGGGCAAGCCCACACTGGAAGGCGCAAGCATGGCTAGGGTGAAAGCCCCATTGGTACGCTCAAACTCGTTTCCTTCGATCTTAGAATGAGGCAAGGTCGCTTGGACGAGCGCACGAGCCATAAAGCCCAGTTTCCCCGCTTCTTTAGCGGCTTCTGCCTCTATGGCTAAAGACTCTGTAATCAGCTTATTGAGATTTTCATTATTCATAATAAATAATACCTAAAAAATAATTATGAATTATGCTTTAGGTATTTCTCGATGGCTTCTCTGACAATAGCACTGACTGTCCTCAGCTCTTTTCCAGCCCGCTTATTTTCACGAGCCATGTCTTCCAGAATCTCATGCATCGAGGCGGGCAGAGATAGAGAGGTACGAACCAATCGCTCTTCAGTGCTGTTGGCCTGGGCTCCATAAGGTTTATCCGCCAGCTCATTAGCTAATTTCTCTACATCCTCTATTCTGGCTTCACGCTTCTTGATGGTCATCAAAACACCTCCGCAATGAGTGCCTGTACTTCTTGAATTGCCTGCTCGTTTCCATATTCCAAAACGGACTGCCCCACAGGGATCACGTCCTTGTATGCCTTTCGGTAGTAACTGATCGACTCTAGTGGCTGGAATTCTTCAAATTGACTTACATACTCCAAAAACTCCCGCCGCTCAGTTTCTTTAACGGATGGGTTGGTACTTGCCATAGCGTGATAGATAAATACCTTAAGATCAGGGTTAAGGTCTCGGATACGCACCGTCTGCTGTTGGAGCTCTGCCAGTGTATCCAGATCAAGCTGGGAAGCCTGGTGGGGGGCAATGATCACTTGAGCAACAGCAGCACCGGTTATCATCTCGCGGGAGTTTCGCCCAGCTACATCGACAATGACGTAATCGAACTTCTCATCCAATGTACGCAGGGTTTGGCTGATATTGTCCCGCTTCTCCACCAAGGTGATGATTGGATTATGCCCGGCTTCTTCACGATCCTGATGCCAGCGAGCTGCACTACGTTGAGGATCAGCATCTACCAAGCAAACATCCTTGCCTTTAGCCGCTAAACCGACCGCCAGATTAGTTGCTGTCGTCGTCTTACCGGCCCCTCCCTTATTGCATCCAACAATAGCGATCATTTATGAAACCCTATTTCATAATTAGTAAGTAATAATTATGAAAACATAAAGAAGCAGTTTTGGCAATAATTCATAATTATGAATTATTTATTCACCTTAAAAAGGGAATTAAGGGCGCACAAAGTTATGCTATTTCATGAGCTTAGAAGCGCTACCGTTTATGCGTTATATCGAAAACTCGACTTGATGCATGGAGAATCCGGAAGCAGCCTTTCCCGGATTCTGTAAGAAGGTGCAAGCTGGAAACGGGCGGCGTAGAAGACAACAGCGGTCTGGGCAAGGCCATTCGTTACTTCGACAAGCATTTTGCAGGATTAGCCCGATTCTGTACTCAGGAAGGTGCCCCCATCGACAACAACATCATGGAGCGATACATCAAGCTGGTCGTCCGTAATCGGAAGAATGCGAATTTTATAAAACACCGAGCGGTGCGGCCATCGGCGATGTGTTGACTTCGGTAATAGCGACGGCGGCAGAGGCGCAGGTGAATCTCCTTGATTACTTGACTTGCCTGCAAAGGTATCAGAGTCAGGTCAGGGATTGCCCGGAGAAGTGGTTGCCCTGGGTGTATCAGGAAACACTTCAGCAAAAATCATAATGAATACGACTTGTCACGCAAGCGGTTCGTAAGCTCACGACTGATACGGATTTAGAGGATCGGTGTAATTCGATCCACGATTTCCTATATTATATTTACAATCGTCTGATTCGTAAGCAGTGATGTGGCTATTTATGCGTAATGTTGAAGCCGGTTGAAGCTATGAAGTTACTGGCCCAATGTAAATCGTTGGCTCCCTACGGGAGCCAAGCCTGTTTGTTACACAGAATAGCTCACACACTCCCGGCCGTTGCAAGAAGGGAATGTAATAGTACGTTGGCACCGGCAACTCCCCATTCCCTGGTAATTTCTTCTGCTTCATTGTGAGATACACCACCCGAACAAGGACACATTATCATGGTAGCGGGGGCCACCCGAGCTACCCAGCAAGCATCATGTCCGGCCCCTGAGTATATATCCATGTTTTTGTAACCGAGCTTGTCTGCCGATTTCCGTACGATGGATACCAATCCAGAATCGAATGCAATTGGATCATAGTGGCCGATGGGTTCGATGGAACAGCCTACACCAAGTGCAGCTGCAATTTTATGGGTTTCCGCTTCAATGGTTGCACACATGCTGTCGAGCTTAGCCTTCTCCACAGCCCTAATATCGATAGTAAATACGACCTTTCCGGGAAGCACATTACGCGAGTTGGGGGAGAATAAAACTTGCCCAATGGAACCGGCTGTGCCTGGTTGGTTATCCATCGCGATACCGTGGACCATTTCAAAGATTCTCGCCATGGCCAATCCGGCATTTGCCCTCATGTTCATCGGTGTTGAACCAGTGTGGGCTTCACGTCCGGTCAACGTGACCTCTAGCCAGGATTGACCCTGGCCATGAGTAACAACGCCGATGGTCTGACCTTCGGCTTCAAGTATTGGCCCTTGCTCGATGTGATATTCAATATAGGCATGCATAATTCTGCTACCAACCCGCTCCTCACCGAGCCATCCCGTTCGTACCAACTCAGCACCAAGAGTCCTACCTTGCTGATCCTTCCTGCCATGGGCATAGTCTAGCGAGTAGATACCAGCATATACCCCTGAACCCAGCATGGAGGGTACAAAGCGGGAACCTTCTTCATTAGTCCAGTTCACAATCACGATCGAGCGCTCTGTGCGGACATTCTGGTCATTCAACGTACGTACCACCTCTAGTGCCGACAATACACCAAGCACCCCGTCAAACTTACCACCGGTTGGCTGTGTATCGAGATGGGAACCAACGTAGACTGGGAGCTCATCCGGTCGGGTTCCTCTGCGGGTAGCGTACATAGTTCCCATCTGGTCGACGCCCAGTGTCAGTCCCGCCGCTTCGCACCAGGATTGAAATCGATGGCGGCCTTCATTGTCAGCATCCGTCAAGGCCTGACGATTGCAGCCTCCCGCTACACCTGCTCCAATGGTAGCCATCTCCATCAAACTGTTCCACAAGCGATCTTCATTGATACGTATCTTATCTTCTGCAATAGCCGTCATATTCGTACTCTCTGTCATTGCAAATGTGGGACGTTGCCCCATTGTTTGTTCGAATGATTGAAACGGAAGAACCAGTTATACCGGGAAACAGAAATGAATAAATCCTAACCGAGTGCTTCGAGCCACTCGTCGTCAGATCCTTCACTCACTCCGTCAAATAGCACCGTAGATAAATAACGCTCACCCGTGTCAGGAAGCATTGCCAGCAAAACAGAACCTTCTGGGGCAGAATTGGCCACACGCAGGGCGGTCGCCACTGTTGCGCCAGCTGATATACCAACGAATATGCCTTCTTCCGAACAAAGCCTACGTGATATTTCCAACGCATCGGACTCATCCACTGTCAGCAGCTCATCGATGACTCTGGTGTCAAGCAAGCTTGGTACAAAATCAGGCGTCCAGCCCTGAATAGCATGTACACTCCATCCTTCTCCAGCAATTACAGCAGCATTGGCCGGCTCGGTGGCAATAATGCGCAACTTTGGACGGGCCAACTTCATTACTTGGCCAACACCCGTCAGGGTTCCGCCTGTGCCAGATCCAGTTACAAAATAGTCAAGTCGCTTCCCGGCGAAGTCACTTAGAATCTCTGCTCCAGTAGTCATGCGGTGGAAGTTGGGGTTCGCGAGGTTATCAAACTGCCGTGGTCGAAACCAACCATGCTGTTCAGCCAGCCGATCAGCGATACGATTTCCACCACTGCTACCTTCTTCGCTAGGAAACAGTATGACTTTGCCACCATAGGCACGAATCATTTTACGACGTTCGACAGAATAGCCATCCCCCAAGATGGCCACAAACCGGTAGCCTCTCGCCGCCGCAACCATTGCCAATGCAATGCCGACATTTCCTGAAGTACATTCAACAATGGTGTCACCCGGCTTTAGTAATCCCTTCTGTTCCGCATCAAGTATGACGCCTAGAGCAAGTCGATCCTTGACGGAGCCTCCAGGATTGAAAGACTCCACTTTGACATAAACAGTGGTATGGCTCGGTGCAATCTTCTGCAGCTTCACAATTGGGGTTCGACCAATGGTATCTAGAATATTATCGAAAATTGGCATGATACGATCCTATTGATAAGGTTGTCTTTCTAGCGCCGGTGAAATTTATTGCCCAGCGCTTGTAGGGGTCCTGTGGAAGAACCGACAAATTTGACAAGTTTGCATAAACGACCAATTTATCATCAATTCTGAGGCCCATCGTCACGCCAAAAATGCTGTTTCACATGATCCTCCAATATCCTTGCCATCGCGTCTACATCAATTTTCCCGCTGCTTTTCTTGAAGTTATACCGACCTGTAAATAACGTATGTGTCCAGGCAATCGGTGAAATCCGGATAAATTCATCGATGACCGCTTGAGGCGCGCCGTTGGCCAGCATCCTTTGGTACACGGCATTCAAGATCATGCTGTTGTAGGCCACGATACAGTTGGCGATTAACCTGGCAGCATGGGCACTGACCCGGTTTTCGACGATTCTTTTGCCTTGAAAGATGCCGTTATAAGTCTTCCGGATATTGCTCTGAAGCTGATGGTAGGCCTCTGTGCGATTACGGGCGCTTCGGATTGCTTTCCTGAGCTCCATATCGTCAATCAGATTGAGAACATGGATACTCTTGAAGATGGTATTATATTCAAACAGCGCGGCTTTGAGCCTGGCATAACGGGCATGTGAGTTGAGCTTACGGATGATATTGCTCTGGGTGTTCTCCTGCATGATGAGTGAAAGTAATACCCGCATGACACCTCGACGTTGTGAGCGGATACGATCAACATTGATCACGCCCTTGGGTTTGAGGATTCCGGTGTCATAGTCTAACGGTTCAGCGGTATAGATATCGTCAGCAGCGTCTCGCACATTTTTGATGCTGGGGACATAATCCACGTCGATGGAATCCAGCGTGACAAAATTCAGCTTGTTCAATGAATGGTTATCACCGGTCACCATGTGGATATCAATATCGGTTTTGTTGTTGTAGATCATATCGTACAGCGAATGTCCTTCGTACTCGTTCAGGCCGATATTTTTCGCATTAACTGCCACATAGTTGGCGAGCAGCGTGTAGAGTGAGATACCACGGCCTTTGCCAAGGTGCTTCCTGGAGTAACGGGATTGAATTGTACTGTCTGTGGTCGCAAATTTTTGTCCATCCGCATCCGCTAGTACTTTCTCATCCATCAAATTCCACTGATTAAATATGGGAAGCGAATGAATGTGGTTACTGACAATTTCATTGGCGGCGCATAGCGTATCCACCCGCACGAAATCCTCCCGCATTGCACGTAACTGGCTGATTTCCAGGTCAGACATATCAGCCATTTTCAATGTACCGAACCCAAACGCCTCTGATAACAAGCAGGCGTTGATCGCCAGAGGCAGCGGTTTTTTCCGCTTGGTGTAGCGATCTTTCATGTGGGTAAATGCGCTCCACATTCCAATCCGATCGCCGATGAACATGACAATACTGGCAATGTCCACCTTGGGCAGGTTTTTAAAGAACGCATCATCCAGCTTTTCAACACTGTCATAGAGCAAACTCCAGTGTTGTTGTCCGGTCTTGGTTTCTCGAACACTGAATCCATGATTATTATTCTCACGGATATTGTGAGTCGTTCGCTCCCAGGCGTTGTTCAGCTCCTGAAGCGCCTCCTCAAGTCGCTGATCACAGTAGATGGGTATCTTGGGATAACCAAACTCCGCCGCGATCTTCTCAACATCGTCTACCAGTGCGTCGTCCACCAGATCGGTATCGATATCACAGTAAGAGACACTGTCATTGCAATAGAGACGGCCACGGTCAATCTCATGATAAATTTTCTGGTAAACAAAGAACTCGAACAGGTACGGATCGATGTGCGTGTCATTCGGTTCCCGCTTCAAATATTGATTCATGTTTTTGGGGATGGTAAACCCCAGGTCATCACAAATTTTTAAATCCGATGGACTTTTCCCGCTGGCATAATGCGCTTTCAGTAGATTGATCAATTCGCCGATGTAGCTGTTTTCCTTGTAGTACTCCAGCTTGACTGTTGTAAATATCGGGCGAAGATACAGTGCAAATATGCGAGAAGATTTTCCATAGTACTCCCACAAGGCGGCTTTCTTATCGAAAGATTTGCCTTCCAGAAACTCTGCCATGGCTGAAAACTGCTCTTTGGGCAACATGCTGTAGGCTGCTTCATTCAGTTCATCCTGACTCATGTTGGGGTTTCGATTTGGGAACCACTTCAAAAACTTGGCCAGCTTGGGAAAGTCGGTCACCACCTTGGAGCTGTGCTCCATATGAGCCATTGAGGCGTAGGTCTTGCCGGCGTCCATAATGGCGCGGGTGTGATAGCAAAAACTAACGATCAGATTATCCATAATCTGTTGGTAGCGGTGGTAAACAAAGCACAAAGCATAGAGCCATTTTTGCGGTTTGCTCAGCCGACGTAAGCGGGATGCGGCATACTGTTCGGCAACATCGGCATAGTAGCGAACGGCATTCTTTGACAACCCCAGAGACGGAATAAAACCGTTCGCAAACTCGTACAACTCCTCAATCCGCAGGGCTTTGTCCACTTCCGATTTGACCGCCGTATACTGAAAGTCTTTTTGATCCGCGCGAATGATGTTGAGCGCCGTGATACCATCATCTCGCCGCACCAGCGTCATAAGCTGGCCACTGATTGATGACGGTATGGAAGAGATGGCGTTATTTAACCGCTGTTCCTCGGCGGCAAAGGCGCGGCTGAACATGTCCTGGAACGTTCGATAGGACGGAATGATTAAATTCTGGTGATCGAAAAACGCGAGCAACTGCCGGAAAGCACTGTGCCCTTTGGGGTAATAGCGTAATAACAGACCGATGTGGGATTCTATTTCAGCTCTAAATTGAGGCGACCAGCTTCGGTAGTCGAAAAGTGACAGTATCGCCTGGCGTTGCTTACGCGAATATTCACGAGAGAGGTTTCCGGTGAACTGTGCCGCATCTGCACCGTTGTAATAGGTTGCAACGATATATTCAACATCGGCACTGACCTCATCGAGCGAATAGTTAAAAAACTGCTGCTTGGCCTTGAAATAACCCAATTGCAGGATGAAGTGGATACGGGTCTGGGTATTGCGAAACTGCTCAAGCGCGGCGCGTTCTGTCGGACTTAATGAAAAATACAGGCTTTGTTCATGGGTATTGAATTCTGGGCGAGCATATAACTCTTCGACTTCCGTGCTGGATAACAGCTGAATACGTTCGATATTTTCCATAGCGAGTGCCGATTCAATGCGGCCCGATCGTCAGCCACATTTAAATCACCTCGCGCCCATCCAGGTGATTCACTGGCACCATCCGCTTGTGCAGGACACCAAACACCACCAACTGCTGCGCATGAACCACGTAATAAATGACATGACTGATGTGGGGGAAGCTCAACACGTCCTCCCCTACATCCGGCCTGGGCTTTCCCAGGGACGGGGTTTCAGCCAGCAGGTGAAGGGTTTGTCGGAGTTCGAACAGGTATTTCTTCGACTGCGCTTCTCCCCATCGGTCTAGGGTAAAACGACGAATGTCGATAAGATCGGATTGAGCATCCGGGGTTAAGCGGTAATTTGACATGGCGTATTGGCGGGACTAATGATCCTTGGGAACATCGACAATGCCATCGGCGATCCCCTGTGCCAGCATTTCCATGAGTTTGGCAAAACGATAAAAGCCATCGTATTGCTGACAGATGTAATCCATTTGGATGTGAGAGGTGCTATCCATCACCCGTTTGAACACATCCATGTAGTCGTAGCAGGTTTGCAATAATTGCTCATCCCCGGCTTCGGTAAGAGGAAACCGGAGGGCGTGGTCATGGATGATCTTTACCATCTGAAGTTGTTCTGCATTCAGCTCGACAGCAGACATTTTTCTTCCCCCAGAAATTTTATCGTCTAGTCGTGGTGACCTGATTCCAAATCATTAAAAAATGCTTCACCATCAACGGTGTTACCTGCTTTGATATCAGCTTTGGTCTGAGTGGCCCTCGACTGCAACAATCTCAGCTTGAGCGCTTTAATGCTCTCGTACTCATCCATTGAGATAACCACAGCAACCGGTTTTCCGTTTTTATTGATCTGGATTGGCGCACGTTGCGCTTTTAGCAGCAGGTCACCAAACTGGGTTTTGGCTTCATTGGCAGAAAGTGTGTCCATGGTCTGGTACCTCACCAAATATCGTTCGATTCGTCCATAATATTCGAAACGAGCGATCTACGTCAATGCCTTGCCTCGCCTGTCTACACGGACATAGCCTCGAGCAGTTTCCCTGGAACTGGCCAGAAACTGCGCCATGAGCCCGACCTCAGTGAAAAATCGCCGAACAAGGTGGAATGGGATATCCAGGGTAGACGTGTGACTTCCAATGATCAGAAAACCAATGTTACCGCTTCGGATTCTGACTAGGTGGTCAGATTTTGCAGTATGCCGCACTGCTCCACCGTGCGGTCGCTTGAGCAACTGCGGCGCAACGCTTTGAGTTGCCTACGCAATTGCGTCAGCTCGGCAATGCGGTCTTCCACTTGTTGAATATGGGCGTCCATCATCCGATTCACCTTATCACATTGCGCGCCAGGCGAGCGTTTGAGCGCCAATAGTTGACGGATTTCCTTCAAGCTGAGATCCAGACTGCGGCAGTGTTTAATGAACAGCAACAGGTCGACGGCCGCTTTGTCATACAAGCGAAAATTTCCCTCGGTGCGTTGGGTTGAGGGCAGCAGATTTTCTTTTTCATAATAACGGATCGTCTGTATTGAGCAGCCGGTAACGCTCGCCAATTCTCCTATTTTCATAACCACCAATTTCACTCTTGATTCTATAGTGACTATAGAATTTAAACTGCATAACCAGGAAAAAACAAGAGCGTTTTAATATGACTGAGCAATGCTGTGCTAGCTGTAACAGCGATGCACGAGACAACACACCACAGATTTCCGATGGCACAAGCGTCGTCCAAGGCGGCTATGTTAGCGAGTATCATGTCTCCAGGATGGACTGCCCTTCGGAGGAAGGCGTGATCCGCATGGCATTGGATAGTGTGGAACCCAAAGTAACGCTGGAATTTGATACCCCCAATCGCATAGTGCGTATCTTTCATGGGGATAATGCCGATGTGATTGAGGAACGGATGCACTCTGTTGGTTTGGGCGCTACGCTTGAAATCACATCACCCGTAGACAGTGATGCCATCGCCCAAGCACATGAAGATGCACAACAGGAGGCACAAAAAGAATCGGGTATTCTGAAATGGCTACTCGCCATCAACGGCATCATGTTTGTCATTGAAATCACCATCGGCTGGTGGGCGCAATCCACTGGCTTGATCGCCGATTCCCTGGACATGTTCGCTGATGCCGCCGTTTATGGCGTGGCGCTCTATGCCGTTGGGCGCAGCACTCGGTTGAAACTGCGCTCGGCACATTTTTCTGGCTGGTTGCAACTGATGTTGGCGTTTGGCGCTTTGAGTGAAGTTGTGCGGCGGTTTATGTTTGGCAGCGAGCCAGCGTCCGTCCTGATGATGAGTATGGGCCTGGCTGCTTTGGCGGCCAATGTGTTGTGCCTTGTGCTGATCGCCAAAAGCAGGAATCGTGGAGCGCATATGAAAGCCAGCTGGATATTCTCCGCCAACGACGTGATTGCCAATCTGGGGGTTATCCTGGCTGGTGGCCTGGTCGCCTGGACCGGTTCCCGCTATCCGGATCTGGTGATTGGTCTCATTATTGGCGTCGTTGTCCTAAACGGTGCACGACGTATTTTGCAGCTGAAATCCTGACCGGAAACGGTTTTGGTGAACTTTTCTATAATATGATAGTCTATGGCAGCTAGTGTTTTGAACCTGACAACATAAGGGCTCCACATTTCACATGAACATCCGCCATCATTTAACTTGTCTACTGGCTCTACTGATTGCCCTGCAATCCGTGGCTGCCATGGCGGACGTTCACCAGCTTCATCAATTCGGGACGGAGCACTTGGAATTCGACCATTCGCACCAATCCAGTGCCACTGATACCCAAAACGACAATCTGCTCGCCAAGCAGACACCCGATCAGCCCGGACAGTCTGTATATGACTGCCACCATTGCTGCCATTGTCATGGCCACGGCTCTGTCGTTCTGACCGGAGCCGCTTCACACTTGGCCAATTTATTCTCAGAAAACGGACAAGCCGACTATCAGGCCAACCTCACCTCTGGTATTCCCCCCTCTCTGTTTCGCCCTCCAATCGCCTGATCGCGCCTCAAAAGCACGTCATCAGTCGCTGTAGACTTGGGTTACAGCGAACAATTGGTATTTATTTTAGGGTGAAACATCATGAAACAGATCGCTATTGGGCTCGCGCTGAGCCTCGCGCTTGTCAATTCCGCTCAGGCCGGAAGCAGCTTGCCTGAAATTGAAGTCGTCAATATCGACAACCAA from Ketobacter sp. MCCC 1A13808 includes these protein-coding regions:
- a CDS encoding antitoxin; this encodes MRHTVKLLTKGSEQVVVFPADCRFDCDEVYVRRDPKTGDVILSRRPGNWDSFFELVDSLNIPDDFMSDHDQKEKPEKKLF
- a CDS encoding replication protein RepA, whose translation is MNNENLNKLITESLAIEAEAAKEAGKLGFMARALVQATLPHSKIEGNEFERTNGAFTLAMLAPSSVGLPYGNIPRLLISWLTTEAVKTRNREIILGETLSQFMDELDMAPTGGRWGSITRLRDQMTRLFSCFVSCTYTGHDMTGMRNIMIADEANLWWSPKQPDQAALWQSSVTLSERFFWEVVENPVPVDIRALKALRRSPMALDIYCWLTYRLSYLNKPTNIPWPALQAQFGANYATDAKGVRNFKLKFLQALKKVQVVYPEARIEDGGPTLILKPSPTHIPKLYNPVDN
- the cadR gene encoding Cd(II)/Pb(II)-responsive transcriptional regulator yields the protein MKIGELASVTGCSIQTIRYYEKENLLPSTQRTEGNFRLYDKAAVDLLLFIKHCRSLDLSLKEIRQLLALKRSPGAQCDKVNRMMDAHIQQVEDRIAELTQLRRQLKALRRSCSSDRTVEQCGILQNLTT
- a CDS encoding type II toxin-antitoxin system Phd/YefM family antitoxin, coding for MDTLSANEAKTQFGDLLLKAQRAPIQINKNGKPVAVVISMDEYESIKALKLRLLQSRATQTKADIKAGNTVDGEAFFNDLESGHHD
- a CDS encoding Tn3 family transposase; this encodes MENIERIQLLSSTEVEELYARPEFNTHEQSLYFSLSPTERAALEQFRNTQTRIHFILQLGYFKAKQQFFNYSLDEVSADVEYIVATYYNGADAAQFTGNLSREYSRKQRQAILSLFDYRSWSPQFRAEIESHIGLLLRYYPKGHSAFRQLLAFFDHQNLIIPSYRTFQDMFSRAFAAEEQRLNNAISSIPSSISGQLMTLVRRDDGITALNIIRADQKDFQYTAVKSEVDKALRIEELYEFANGFIPSLGLSKNAVRYYADVAEQYAASRLRRLSKPQKWLYALCFVYHRYQQIMDNLIVSFCYHTRAIMDAGKTYASMAHMEHSSKVVTDFPKLAKFLKWFPNRNPNMSQDELNEAAYSMLPKEQFSAMAEFLEGKSFDKKAALWEYYGKSSRIFALYLRPIFTTVKLEYYKENSYIGELINLLKAHYASGKSPSDLKICDDLGFTIPKNMNQYLKREPNDTHIDPYLFEFFVYQKIYHEIDRGRLYCNDSVSYCDIDTDLVDDALVDDVEKIAAEFGYPKIPIYCDQRLEEALQELNNAWERTTHNIRENNNHGFSVRETKTGQQHWSLLYDSVEKLDDAFFKNLPKVDIASIVMFIGDRIGMWSAFTHMKDRYTKRKKPLPLAINACLLSEAFGFGTLKMADMSDLEISQLRAMREDFVRVDTLCAANEIVSNHIHSLPIFNQWNLMDEKVLADADGQKFATTDSTIQSRYSRKHLGKGRGISLYTLLANYVAVNAKNIGLNEYEGHSLYDMIYNNKTDIDIHMVTGDNHSLNKLNFVTLDSIDVDYVPSIKNVRDAADDIYTAEPLDYDTGILKPKGVINVDRIRSQRRGVMRVLLSLIMQENTQSNIIRKLNSHARYARLKAALFEYNTIFKSIHVLNLIDDMELRKAIRSARNRTEAYHQLQSNIRKTYNGIFQGKRIVENRVSAHAARLIANCIVAYNSMILNAVYQRMLANGAPQAVIDEFIRISPIAWTHTLFTGRYNFKKSSGKIDVDAMARILEDHVKQHFWRDDGPQN
- a CDS encoding type II toxin-antitoxin system RelE/ParE family toxin — encoded protein: MSNYRLTPDAQSDLIDIRRFTLDRWGEAQSKKYLFELRQTLHLLAETPSLGKPRPDVGEDVLSFPHISHVIYYVVHAQQLVVFGVLHKRMVPVNHLDGREVI
- a CDS encoding AAA family ATPase; translated protein: MIAIVGCNKGGAGKTTTATNLAVGLAAKGKDVCLVDADPQRSAARWHQDREEAGHNPIITLVEKRDNISQTLRTLDEKFDYVIVDVAGRNSREMITGAAVAQVIIAPHQASQLDLDTLAELQQQTVRIRDLNPDLKVFIYHAMASTNPSVKETERREFLEYVSQFEEFQPLESISYYRKAYKDVIPVGQSVLEYGNEQAIQEVQALIAEVF
- a CDS encoding Zn-dependent hydrolase; translation: MTAIAEDKIRINEDRLWNSLMEMATIGAGVAGGCNRQALTDADNEGRHRFQSWCEAAGLTLGVDQMGTMYATRRGTRPDELPVYVGSHLDTQPTGGKFDGVLGVLSALEVVRTLNDQNVRTERSIVIVNWTNEEGSRFVPSMLGSGVYAGIYSLDYAHGRKDQQGRTLGAELVRTGWLGEERVGSRIMHAYIEYHIEQGPILEAEGQTIGVVTHGQGQSWLEVTLTGREAHTGSTPMNMRANAGLAMARIFEMVHGIAMDNQPGTAGSIGQVLFSPNSRNVLPGKVVFTIDIRAVEKAKLDSMCATIEAETHKIAAALGVGCSIEPIGHYDPIAFDSGLVSIVRKSADKLGYKNMDIYSGAGHDACWVARVAPATMIMCPCSGGVSHNEAEEITREWGVAGANVLLHSLLATAGSV
- a CDS encoding IS66 family transposase; this encodes MSKTRLDAWRIRKQPFPDSVRRCKLETGGVEDNSGLGKAIRYFDKHFAGLARFCTQEGAPIDNNIMERYIKLVVRNRKNANFIKHRAVRPSAMC
- a CDS encoding arylsulfatase regulator, whose protein sequence is MSAVELNAEQLQMVKIIHDHALRFPLTEAGDEQLLQTCYDYMDVFKRVMDSTSHIQMDYICQQYDGFYRFAKLMEMLAQGIADGIVDVPKDH
- a CDS encoding cation transporter, with product MTEQCCASCNSDARDNTPQISDGTSVVQGGYVSEYHVSRMDCPSEEGVIRMALDSVEPKVTLEFDTPNRIVRIFHGDNADVIEERMHSVGLGATLEITSPVDSDAIAQAHEDAQQEAQKESGILKWLLAINGIMFVIEITIGWWAQSTGLIADSLDMFADAAVYGVALYAVGRSTRLKLRSAHFSGWLQLMLAFGALSEVVRRFMFGSEPASVLMMSMGLAALAANVLCLVLIAKSRNRGAHMKASWIFSANDVIANLGVILAGGLVAWTGSRYPDLVIGLIIGVVVLNGARRILQLKS
- the cysK gene encoding cysteine synthase A, whose translation is MPIFDNILDTIGRTPIVKLQKIAPSHTTVYVKVESFNPGGSVKDRLALGVILDAEQKGLLKPGDTIVECTSGNVGIALAMVAAARGYRFVAILGDGYSVERRKMIRAYGGKVILFPSEEGSSGGNRIADRLAEQHGWFRPRQFDNLANPNFHRMTTGAEILSDFAGKRLDYFVTGSGTGGTLTGVGQVMKLARPKLRIIATEPANAAVIAGEGWSVHAIQGWTPDFVPSLLDTRVIDELLTVDESDALEISRRLCSEEGIFVGISAGATVATALRVANSAPEGSVLLAMLPDTGERYLSTVLFDGVSEGSDDEWLEALG